TGTTAGTTCAGCTTTCTGTAGAGTTACTCTTCCACTGGTGGTGACATAGAAgacacagtatttacaggttcattgtacctggGAAGTTCCcttagctcttttcgacaagcacaatgaacaatggaccacggcttaacgtcccgtacTAAGGACTGCGAGTCTTTgcagtagcgtgcatgttgaGTGAGGACAAGATGGATAGCATGatacaggatttgaacccaggaccactggtttctgggtcaaacaccccGCAATTTTCCCGCCACGCGACTCCACAAATCACGTGCATGTATGAAAAGAAGTAGGCCAACGTTGAATTCAATGGTCTTTCTTGGTATTATGCCTAATACTGATTGGCCCTGAGCCGTTTATATATAACCATTTGACAATAGACATAGATAAGCTATGATTTGATTGATGACTGGGATAAAAGACAGGCGTAAAACTGACGCATGATTCCTCATCAAATTGCCCTGATGTTTGAGAATTTCCATAGAGATGGGCACAGACGAAAGGAAAACGTGATGCGCACATTATAACATACAATGAACATTAACACAAAAAGGGCTCCTTGAGAGTTCGGTGGTAATTGGCAATTAGCCAACGGTGAAGACTTCAGAGAAGGGTCTTTTCTTCATTGAGCTGAAAAAGAAGGCATTTCCATGGTTGATTGacgcaaggaggttgaaaaggggACCTCCTTGATTGACGCACGGTTGGAggacgaactgaactgaaaacGACGAGAGGTTGTTGAACTCTTTTGTATTACAGAGTTCAATGATCCCACGTAGTTCTGTGAAAGTTACACAAAAACTCGTGTACCGAATTACAAACTTATTCACGTTcagattcaggtccggacttaaaaatgcttttttttttcagaaatcttACATGCAATTGGAAAATAGACGTACAAAATTATATTCAGAAAGTAATAAACACAAATGATCAGTAATaaagataaggccacagcaagtaaatatggcgcgcgcattaattttctcctgatttcagaaaaaaaaacaagaatttttttcttctgcagggatggtcaacatgacgataaagtaccaaaatgagcaaatatgttttattgtagcctaataattgtacttgtagatgtCACACTTgagaggtacccagggctgtagttgtagaaatgaaacttattggatagttgtaaaagtgacaccaatatggaagccatgagtgtggttaccaatgttgttggtgatgccagtctaccacacttgtgtcacttttaccacaccagtacatgtcttaaatataGGACTGAATggcttgttggctctgatatcatgttttgtccctttaactCTTGtaacaacattcatcacaactttatggtgcctatttttgaaaatgtagccatcttgttttttttcacccatcttgtttttttttaacccatcttgttcttttttgccctatcgcactatttttgcagtctacagaggatgtcatccataagatttacttgctgtggcccaaagGGAAGCATTTCTATGAAAACATATATGAAATGTATGACTCTGGAATTGCAAACACAGCTACCAGTAGGCCTAATATAATCACTTGGAGATTTCGACTTCAATGACGACACAGGTTGCTAAGTCATTTGACACAATTTATTTTGCAAAACCTTTACACATGCTTTAAACAAAAGTAAACGTATATTTCAAGCACAAAGataccccccctccccactatatCATGTCAGACCCCTTCCGTTGTTGATTGGTCAGACCCTTTCTGTTGTTGATTGGTCAGATCCCTTCTGTTGCTAATTTGTCAGGCCCTTTCTGTTGTTGATTGGTGAAACCCCTTCTGTTGCTGATTGGTCACTGGTCAGACCCCTTATGTTGCTGATTGGTCAGACCCCTCCTGTTTTTGATTGGTCTGACCCCTTCTGCTGCTGATTGGTCAGACCCTTTTTCACTGTTGATTGGTCAGACCCCTTCTGTTGCTGATTGGTCAGACCCCTTCTGTAGTTGATTGGTCCTTTTCCTGTGCCTCCTCCTGTAGTTTTGCAGCCTTCTCTGCTGCTGCCTTCCTGTTTCTCTCCGCTGTGAGTGTACTCATGGGGTGAAGAGGTAAGAACCCTGAAAGTCCTGGAGAACAAAGAGATAATCAAACACTCAGTTTACATTCAGTATATGCAATCTTGAGGTAACACAACGCTACTGCTTAGCCATGTGGATCAAATTCTGTGGACTCTTGATGTTGGAGTTTGATGCTTGCAATGTCTATGGTCATTTTGCATATATCTTGGACAAATTGCATCTATCCATAGTAAAAAATTGCATTTGTCATTTGGATGGTAACGTAAAGCCAGCGGCcagtgtatgagggagcttcaggtgTAAGCCTCAAGCATCAAAACTGTGCATGTAAAAGACCCCAACACAGTTATGGATAAGAGTAGTGGTAGCCCGGCATACTTGGCTATCAAAAACACACAAGCAAGCCGCATAGCACTTCTAGTTCTACCTACAAAAAATTGTCATGCTTTGTCTTTATCAAACTTTCATAGGATAGATTTACAGCCATGAAATCTATATCATGCTTGTGTGCGCATTAAATGACCCCACTGTCTTGGGATTCTGACGCCATCtggtcgccatcttgtttctggTCTAGATACAGGCCAGACAGTTTCAaggctgcagtaccatcatgGATCACTAGTTGGCAGTTCAGTACTGCTGAGTAGCAGACCTCCAACGAAACATAACTTTCTGATATATATGTAGTACTCAATAACAACATAGAATGTATGTCACCTACTTACAATTTTTCCACTACATAAGTAACATTTCAAACAAGAAATGACAAATACCACTCAAATTTCTGTGAATAATGTACAAAAAACTCACCTAAAAGTTGTGCCACAGACTTGGTGGGTGTTGCCCCCACTACCAACCAGTGTTTTAGTCTCTCGTAGTTAAAGCTGACAAGTTTTTCGTTGAAGTCGTTGGGCATAGGGTCATAGGTCCCTAGCTGTGGAATTGCACCAATAGAATAACAAatcagttatacatgtagaaatgcTTTGTACTTGTAGCTTAGCATTTAGCAACAAAGACAAATGTACTtaaatgaaggttagatatccaggtaataatatagGCAAGATAACAGTTAATAAAGCACCTGAATTTGGAAGCATTTGACTGTTTAAAatctattcagttgcttgagtggcCATTCTCTTGCATGAGGACACAGGTACTAGTAAGGTTCGTTTGTACACTATCACCAATAATTGCCTGCAAATATTTTGGTAGatgataggtggcgctgcagtggGAGGATTGCAGTCCCAAATGTGAATGTTATTAACTGTGAAAGTCAGTGTGATCAGGGGGAATACAAGCTTTTATTTAAGTcacatttgggactgcattcCTTTCAATACAGACAATATTACAGTACAGAATTCTTTAGTGTTACCATATTCACGAACCAAAGACACGTGTTATACAAGATGATACACTCAGTTGAACTGGGATATCTAGAAACAGAAAGcacttctgtatctatatagccggtataaccgccgttcggcgtaacacaccagcttcgcaggcgcgcggcgaggcagcagctggttatattacaccgaacgacccgtcacacttaccttttgcacatctatctgcaagcgttctttaaaactaccaagagaagatgcccctactatacttggtgataacaaattccactctataatagttctgggaaagtacgaattttcgaacacatcaattctaggttggtaactctggtatttgaagtcatggctgtttcttgttcttttttgagctggaatTAGAtgcttatcagtcggtacgtccaccagattattggtcattttgtacatcatggaaagtctggacattttccttctgtcttcaagtgacatccactgcaaatctgttttcattttggtagcttggttctgtaccctttccttTCCACTTGCCTGTTCATAGATCTCTTTGTCTCTCCCTGCTGGCGTTGGTGCCACCACGATGTGGTAAAACGGTCTGTTGGTGCAGCCTCGCAATGACAGGCGGATGGATTTTGGGCCGAGCTTCCGAATCTGCGCCCTCTTACCCAGCAGGACTGTAGCCAGACGCATGTTGTCTTCTGGAACGTGGTTGGTCTGCCACTACAGATGTGTACAAACAAATTCACGCATTTATGAATCTATTTCACGTTTGATAGCCCTTTCAACATGAATACTGATTCAGGGCACCTTCAACATTATAGTAGTATTAGCACTATAGTACTGGGGggataaccccccccccccccaccaaagTATTAATACAACACAGTTAGTTACCCTAGTGGGATATGTCGATGtaggatagacatccaggtaataagatacgccaaaaagtagttactcaagcattaaactggatatggttttggaaacggtcagacatttcagatagaatctactactagtacatgtcactcaccatcatcatcatcatcctttattgatttcaacatagcagacataaTACCAGCCTGAATAGCgttgaaatttacaacataaaaaccgtatatatacaataagaaacaatatactAAAGTAGTAAACAACATCTCCGACGTTAAGTAGCCATTGTTACTGCCTACATGTCtacagtcttgttgtacagcttgatagctgtgtgcaggaaagagttctgaagtcttttagttctagctggggggatggagaaagtgtttttgtttctcagtgatCGTCCCGTGGCAGTTGATCTGGAAGGTGGAACCATGTCGTgtaggggatggtcaacatccaacatttgtgtgaaaagtttgacagctgcatcctCGCGTCGCGACTGGAGGGTGGGTAGGTCGGGCACATCGCGCCTGCCCGCTCGGCTGATGATCCGTAGAGCCCGCTGTTGGACTCTCTGCATTGCGCGTTCCTGTTCCTTGCTACAGCCTACAAGGAGGACATTACCGTACTCGAGGACTGGGCGCACGAGGGACACGTAGATAGTCACTAGGTCGGCGACACTGGTCCCTTGCTTTGCAAGTAGTCTCAAGAAGTGCAGTCTACGGGAGGCTTTAGTAACCATTGAGGTTACTTGTTCTTGCAGGGTGAGATTTTTGTCCAAGATGAAGCCCAGACCTTTTGCGGACGCGACCCACGGAACGCACACACCCCCAAGGGTTAACCTTGGTGGGCTGGGAACGAATCTGCAGACACAGATTTGTAGCAGTTGGCTCTTCTTCCCGTTTAGCAACATGTTGTTGGTGTCAGCCCACGAGTCGAGATGAGATGTTTCTTCCTCAAGTGATTTGTCTTCGATGGCTTGAGGTACTGACAGAGTTCTGGACATTCCGACATCGTCCGCATAGCCCACATTCATAGTGTCAGGATGTACTGTTGTCCTTGAGCTCATAAAGAGTAGGAAAAGGTACGGGGACAGCACACCACCTTGTGGGACACCAGATGTCGGCTCCTTCCAGGTACTGGCCACGCCATTGACTACTACCCTCTGACGCCGACCGCTGAGGTAGCTATGgatccaagacaccatgcgtgGACTGGCCTGGATGTCGATCACACGCTGTAGCAGTATGGCATGATCGACTCGATCGAAGGCTTTAGACATGTCAGCAAATAAAGCTCTGACCAGAGTTGGCTTCTTAGAATCCAGCGCAGTTAGCCAAGTTTGTACCATACGCACAAGAGCGATCGTAGTTGAAGAGCCCCTCATGTACGCGTGCTGATCTTTAATGACGGCGCGTAAGGAAGGAAGAAGTCTCTTCAGGATGCATCGCTCCATCAACTTAGCCAGCACAGACAGTAGAGAAATGGGTCGCATGTCGCAAACATCAGTTGCTCCCGCGGACTTCGGGACAGGTGCAATGTTGGCTGATTTCCATATGAGGGGCACTGTACCGTCTTCGTACGAGGCATTGAAGAGGTGAGTTATGATGGGTGCAAGATCTTCGGCGTGTTCTTTAAGGATCCAGCTGGGGAGATCGTCCGGACCACTTGCCTTTCTGGGGTTGATGGACTTCAGCAAGGCTTTTACTTCTCCAATCGAGCAGAGTTCATGACCACTGGCTCCACGTGGGAGAAGGATAACTCACGAAGGATAActtggattctatccgaaacgtctgaccgtttccaaaaccatatccagttgcttgagtaactacttcaTGGCATAGTTAGTGGGATCATGTGGTGTAATGGCAGGGGGGTTGGCCCGGAGtccattgtgcccttgggaaatgtactttacatgactttcctcgcCTCACTCAGGTGTATATGATTATGAGCACCTTAAGCTTCGATTTAATAGGGCCCTTCCTCGGATGAAGGTCGAGGTCATTTGTGAATGGACCAAACCTTACAGTATGTGTTCCCTCTAATTTGCTTGTGAtccctacacccccccccccccaataattggtattaataataataataatttgtattatttgaaAATGATTGGGGATTTATTACTCATGCAGATGAGGTTATTCCGAACATAAATGCTAAAGCAATAGCGATCACACAAAATATGTAAGAAGTAAGCACTGAAATGATCATTATTTTTATCATAGAAGCAGATGGACAGTTGATTTTTACCATGTTGTacaaagcccccctccccatcatcAGGCATTAAAACCTCTATTTAGTCCCATAGACTTCAGTCCTCCACTTACCTGTATATGCAGTGAGTGTGTCTGATCTTCCTTTCCCTTTCCGTCGTTAGTTGGACGCAATCACACGTTAAGAATCGTAGAAGTAAGCTTCTAAACGAGGAAATATCCAATTTTATTTCGACAAGGGCGTCGCCATCTTTAATTTTCAACCACAGCAGCCAAACggagacaaaggaaaaaaatcaaacacgATCGACAATTCTAAAGTGGTTGCCATCTAAAATTTTCCAtaaattcaaaatgatattaATTCTAACGATTTGTGTGTTAGATTATTGCGTGTGATTCGGCAAAAATTCTGATTGATTATTTCTCGTCTGTGTGCTTTGCGGTTCTATGCCTTCGTTATGACGTAGTGGTATAGTTTGTGCtcgaggaagaagaagaaatcatCACTTTCTGCTACATGCCGCAAATATCTGCATTTTTAAGAGGTATTTTACCCATATTTGATGCTAACTTTATGTTAGTCACTTACTCCTTTCCCTTTTAAGCTTCTAAGATGTTCCCTTTAGCTGTATGTGAAGCTAGAAGCACAAACTTGGAACCGGAACAAAGgttgtgtggggaggggggcaataatttttttctaaattctatcaaggagcttttattgaTTCTAGCGAAAACTTGCAAATGAAATGATAATATCTTTGTTACGCATGTATGGCAAATTCCACAGTGGCGCCATTGGGGTAATAGTGGATAAGAGGCCACATTTTGCAA
This genomic stretch from Branchiostoma floridae strain S238N-H82 chromosome 13, Bfl_VNyyK, whole genome shotgun sequence harbors:
- the LOC118429531 gene encoding probable 28S ribosomal protein S16, mitochondrial, coding for MRLATVLLGKRAQIRKLGPKSIRLSLRGCTNRPFYHIVVAPTPAGRDKEIYEQLGTYDPMPNDFNEKLVSFNYERLKHWLVVGATPTKSVAQLLGLSGFLPLHPMSTLTAERNRKAAAEKAAKLQEEAQEKDQSTTEGV